The genomic interval ATAACTCAGGGCTGCTAAGTGGAGTAGGAGAACCTTTCGTGGGTATCTGGCCTTTTGAGCAGACAATGTTGTGACAGCTTTGGCAGTGTGGCCCCTGTGTGCTCTTACTGACCTTCCCACTAGCTTTCCTATGCTGAGCTGCTCTGCAACAAAAGGCACTCATCCCCAGGTTTACTTTTCATCCTGTAATGAGAGAGAAACACTAACTCTTACTGAAAAACATATCTGATTCATAGTCTGGTCAAATCCCTGCAATAATACACACTGTTTATTGACATGAGTGGGTATCTGAGGCCCCCAGGCAAGACCAATGTAATCTACTCCTAATCCCTAGTTTCTTCAGGATTTCTTAGTTCCATAGTGTCATGGTCTTTCAATTACTCAACAATGATGCATAAGTGCCCAAGAGTCATAATTAGAGGAGAGTAAAGAAAATCATTCATTATATGTGATGTGATCTTATCCAGATTCTAATAACATAAGCCTAAAAGCTAAAGCATCAGCTCTCAGTAGCTGGAATAATCTCTTCCACTGCAACCTGGGTGAGGACTGTTGAGGTACCTTCAGTCTTGGCCATTCCTGACTGCTTCCTGGGATGGGGTTGTTGGCAAAGAGGCTGCCTGTGGGCCTCCAGCAAGAGAACTCCCAGGAGCTCCTGGAGGGCAAGGACACCTGCAGGCATAGGGGAGACAGAAAGGCAAAGCCTACCTGACTccatcctgccttccttcttctcctgggCTTCCTCAGAGCCACTGGAGCCCCTGGGGAAAGGCTGGTGGCTGAAGAGGTCATCACACAGGAGGCTTCGGCACAGCTTGGTGAGGAAACGGAGGACATACCCAATACTGTTCACCACAGGCAGGCTCCGCAGGTGCTGTTTCCCATCGAAGGATGCGGACACTAAAATGCCACAGAGACAGCAACTCAGAGTGGGGCACAAGAAAGCCACAAGTCCCTGGGAGGAGGTTTTTGTTGGttgggttgtgttttgtttttaactaagctttattcagatttcacctgcTTTTTCACTTAATGTCCTGCTTCTGTTCCAGGATATCATCCAGGACACCATACTGggtttagttgtcatgtctccctagtctcttctggtttgtgaCATGTTCTCAGTCTTACCTTGTTTTGCATAACCTTGACAGTCTTGAAGAGTACCAGTAAGATATTTGGCAAAATGTCCCTCAGTTTGGGTTGGTCTGTGTTTTTCTCATGATGTGACTGGGGTTAAGGTCTTGGGGGCAGAAGTGAAGTGTCCCTCTCTTGTTATCAGATCAGGGGTACATGATGTCCCCACAACATCACTGGGATGTCAGTCTTTGTCACTGGGCCAGGTAGCATTTGCTGCATTTCTCCACTGTATTCTCCATATTCCATTCCTTGGAAACAAGTCATAAGGTCCTGCCAACTCAAGAGTGGTGGAGGGATTAAATATGCCTCTTGAAGAGGGGAGAGTCTCTGTATCTTTTGGAATTCTTCTATAAGAAAGAACTGTCCATTCTCCTCCATTTATCCCTtagttccttcatttattcaataattgaATAATATCAGTGTAGacttaatacatttatttgtacAGTGGATTATCCAatactatgttatttattttgttgctcaaattttGTCTTTGGGACTTTTAGTGTCCCGTGTCCCTATGACacaccctcattttttttttttagcaactcTTTGGTTACTGACACTTTAAATATGCCTCAGTTTCATCTTGCattttcctctgcccctgccctaaaATCAGCCATTCCTCCAACAGCCTTGGTTCCTTGTTATTGAAGAgtgatatttagaaaccaagatttgggcACTGGATATGCTCATTGATAGGTAGGTCTAGATCTAGACAGGTAGATGTATCTAAACAAACCCGAGTTCATGCTGAGGTCTCTAACTTCAATCCAGCATCACAGAGTTCTTTCTACCCTTCATGGGGAGGACtctttaaaaagaggaataatCTCTCCATAATGAGTCTAGATCAAATTCAATTTCTACAGGGTTACTAGAATTTAGAAGAAACATGTGTCTTCCAGCATGCTCCTTTCTAAATTGTCCTCACAGCCCTCTCTTGCCCCAAGAAGCTTGCATACCAGCTCCAGTGTGAGGAACACGGGAGGAGACCCTAGGAGGACATCCTGCCACCACGTATGCCTTTGCCGCTCATGGTTAACAACAAGGGAGTAGCCTGGTTTTTTACACATTATCTACCAAAAACTGGCACATAACAGGGGCTGGGACAGGAACAAAAACAGAGCTAGTTTTGATTTCAGAagtaacacaaaacaaaacactttaatTAGAAACCAAAAGAATCCAGTTTTTgtgtgtataaattctttatattttgacaAGAACATTCATTTCCATCATTTAGGCCTCCTGACTATCCTGTGAGGACAGTAGACAAGAGGTTATTACCCCAtgttacagataaggagactgaaaAGAGGGTGTAGAACAGTTTTTCCAACTCATGTGGCCTCTAGGTGCCCCTTGCCTGTCATGTGAATACTCCAAGTGACTGCTTGGGAGAGCTGGCAAAGCACTACCAACTGGCCAACTAAGGGGTTCATCCTGGCAACTCAGACACTCTGGAAATTTCCTCTTAGTGGGAGTGTTGCCGTTTGCCTCCAATATTTTAGAAGACTAAGTGATGGAAACTGAATCCGCTGCAGGAGAGTCTGGGTCATGAGATCTAATCCAATAATCAAGATGCATACAGGTGCCTGGGAGGGCCACCTCCTGGAAGCAATGATGGCATTTATGAGACCCTGAGGCCTACCCCTTTGGGATAACATGGCTCAGGCAAGGCATGCAATACTGTTCCCTTAGCCCTTGAGGTAGCCCAGGGCCCATCCGTGGCAGTCTGGTTCCTTCAGCCCAATGTGTCAGCACCAATGTCACCATTTTCTGTGTTGGACCATGGAAATGTTTAGAAAGCAGCACCCTAAGGATGAAGTGGAAACTGGAAGAGTTCGACTATTTCTCCTTGAGCCCCTCTCACAGCTTGCTGAGCTTCTGTACTACCATCAGTAATGTGAAGGACCGCCTTGCCACTCTGCCACCTCAAGGAAGCAGCATGAGAGTCCTCTGGTGCCCCTGCATTCGCCAAGATACTAAGACTGAGCGCTCAGCTCTGGACTTCCTGGGAATCCCTCAGCCAAAGGAAAGTTGGCAGGGCTTTGCCCAGGTTTATGTTGTGCCAGGCCCTGAGGAACCTGCTCCTCAGTGCCAAGGGCCCTGAGGCCACAGAAGGGCTGAGCAGGAGAGCAGGGAAAATGGGCTCAGTTCTCCCAGCTTAGAGGGAAGGGCCATAAAAAACTCAGTGGGATGGAATTTGCTCAATAGGGTGGGCGCGCAGTACAGGAAGAACTTTCTCTTAGCACTATGTCTGTGTCTTGAACTCTGCTATTCAGCAAGGAAAAGGACAGGCCTTCGACCTGAGAGGGCAGCTCAGGTTTGAGAACCTGGCTGTCAGACAAATACCGGAGAAAAATGGCCAGTGGGTTCTCAGAAAGCTGACATCAAGACTCTCCTCCTAGTCTCTCTCAGTGCAGTACTTCTTCCTCTTGTCTCTGTTTGCATCTGCTGAAATTTCTTAAAAGTCACCCTGGGTCAGCCACATGCACCCAGACTTTGCCAAGTTCTATTTTAGTCGATTACCAGCAAGTCAGACCCAGCTTCCTGCCCAGAGGGAGCTCCAGAAGGTGGGCAGAACCAATCGCAGCTGGGAAACTGGTTAGACAATCTCATCCCCCAGTCCTGGGGATCTCAAGTTAAATAAATTGTCCCTGCTTTGGTTCTTCATGACACAGCAATATTAGAGGCCCCTCTTCCCTGACCTACTCTTGTACAGCTGGCAGGGTCATCTACACCATACCATGCTGGAGAATCTTCTCTATATTCCCTGGTGATATAGAGGCCTTGACCTTGATGCTGGGCCACAGAAGACACCATGCTATGCCCTTGAAGTCAAGACATCTTGTAGAGGGCTGGTACTCTGAGGTTTAAAAGCAGGTGGTAACAACGATTGTGTAGAGGGCCATGGGTAAGGCAGAAAGAGCCTCTGCAGTCAAAGATTTGAAGGAGGCAGTGCTCCCAACTCTGCCTCTCACCTTGATTGACAACTGTCACTCCCTCTGAATGCTGTTGGGGTAGAGCTGAACCTGGGATGGTTGTGACAGTGGGATAAGGGATTGACCCTGAAAGGGCtttaacaaacaacaacaacctaCCCCACAAGAGGGGCTTGGGACCATGAGCTTCCCCACTGCCCTGCATGGTGACATGTACCATGAAGAAGGAATGAGGCAGAGCAAAGGAGAATAGATAGTGACATGGGCTATATTAGAACGGTGTTCAGAAAAGGTCTCCTGAATAAGGCAGTATTTGAGTAGAAACCTGAAGGAAGTCCAGGAGCAAGTCACACATGGACAGCtgagggaagaacattccagaaagaacAGCAGGTacaaagaccctgaggcaggagcatggTTGGAGAATAACAGGGGGAACAGCAGGGAGGCACCCATGGCTGCAGCAGAGTGAGGACTCAAGAGAAGTGACTGAGAGATCAAAGATGTAGCCAGGGCCAGGTCACATAGGGCCTCTGGGTCATCATAAGGACATAGACTTTTTCCTAGAGTGACATGAGAGCCATTGAGGGtgcagggcagagaaggggcacaatatgattttgattttttaaagaacaagagtGGCTactgtaagtgatgaaccatgtcTGGCTTCTGGATATATTTCAGTTAGAGCAATAGGATTTACGGATGAGTTGgaagtggggggggcgggggagggaagggTTGGTTGAGAGAAGAGTCAAAGGTGAGGATTCTTATTGAGATCTGGAAGCATCTCCTCCTTAAGCCCAGAGAGAGGCTTTCAGCACATAGGCTAATCTAAGGCCCCTGGAGCCCAGCAGATGCAAGACAGACCCTGGCCACAGCCACTATCCCACAAGCCTGAATATGACTTCTTCCATCTTTAGAGAGACACCATGGCCCTTCTCATACAATGTGCCCCGGGGCCTTACCTGATACCATCTCACCACCATAGCCCTGTTTGACCAGGGAGAAGACCAGCTTCTGCTGGTGGGCACAGTCGATGCACGCTTGCACAGCCTGCTGCAAGACTGCTGATGGTCTCTCAGGCCCGAAGTGCTCAGGGAGCTGCTGCACCTTCCTCCTCTCCAGGTACGGCCCTGCGTTGGCTTGCTTGTTGATGTAGAGGCAGACTGTGGAAAGAGAACCACGAAGCCTCAGCATCAGGTGCATCAGGCAGGCCAGCGAGCTGCTCCTGTGTGTATGGAGGATGCCTCTGCCATGCTCCCTTGACCCTCACCTTGGAAAAGGCTGAGAAGAATAAAAGTGGGACTGATTCTTCCCAACGTAAGAATGAAAAGAGGCAAAAGAGCCAATCACTCCCAACTTTCAAGTTTGCGCTCAAAAGAACCTCTTGGTTGGGAACAGATAGACAGGTGAGGTCCCTCTGATGTACTCGAATTTGAATTGCAGATAAGAATGGAGGCCAATGTAGGTCACGTGTATAAGTGTATTTCCATACTgggcatgcacacatacaaaatcttccctcctcctccaaagGAGCTGTTAAGCTTACACATAatgtttgccaatttttttttttgttagccttcagtgaataaaaatattaagatgatTCTGATTGCCCCAAAGACTATATATTCAGGGAAGTTCTAAAGAGAGTGCACTTTATGATGTCAGAGATTTTAAATACTCAGCTGCCCTTTTAGGGGAGCCCAACCAATGGTCCCCATGCTTTTAAAGTAATATACCCCATCAGTAAACAGATTTTGAGCACATGCcccaaaatgtgtttattttttataggttATATACATTCTTGACTGTTTCAATATATTGCATGCCTTTTAAAACATaaccaagaaatcaaaatttttaagtaaatattaatagtAGGTGTCATATTTTCTTCCCCATGTTAACATCTCCTTGCCTgtctcccctgcccacctccatcCCAGCGTATGAGGAACTTACCTCAGGGGCTGTTAGTGCAAAGCAGTGTTGAAAAGGGGCATTAAGGGGACACCAGTAGGATTTGGAAAGGatgaaacagtaaaaacaaaggtGAAGAAAgtttttattgagtacctactgtattCCAGGTACTTTGTGCACTGTATCTTGTTTGAATCTCTAGATGAGCATGAGAGCGGGGTATGATTACTTCCTTTCCtaatgaagaaaccaaagtttTAAGGGTTGGATGGCTGTCATAAAGTCTAAAGTGTCATTAGTGGTATAAGAGGGATCTGGACTCAAGTCTTTCTGATGTCAAGGCTTGTGCTTTTTCTCCTCCACGAGGCCGCCTTCTCTTGCACTCACCCCAGATGATTAAGAAAATCTAATCAATACTGAACTGAAATACAAGGGAGGAGTAGGGGACCAGCGGGAAGATCATTCCAGATAGAGGGAAGGCAATCTGCTGAAAtcctgtggggtggggagggggcggtctAGGGACTTAGAGGAGAGCAATGAACCACGGGGCTCCACCGGCCATTTTAACACGTTTGATTTTTACCTAAGAGCAATGGGAAGGGAATTGAATGGATTTAAGTGAGATGGGAGTAGGGCAGCTTGTGATGAGAAggactgtatatgtgtgtgtgtgagagagaagccATCCTGCTGCTGCGATTTTCATGATGGAAATGTTTGTTGATGGACACCCCATGAGAAAGACTGGACTGAGCTCTACTCCGACTGGATTGGAGCCACCAGGTGGGATTAAGAGAGGGTAGGGTCCTTAGGGGATCTGGAAGCACAAACTCAGAGATGGACAAACACAGAGATGGAAACTCCTCAAGGTAAGCAAGGTCACTCCTGGTGAAAAGTAAAGCTGGCTCTGAAAATAAAAGACTGGGCCAACAAACCACTCCTTCTCGTCCCACCTCAAGGCAATCTGCTGAACCTGAGAAGCACTGAAAACCAAATTTCAAGTAATCCTACCTGTGAGACACTTAAACTAATATTCTCAGAGAATCTGGTTGTCCTGTCCACCAGCTAACACACTAAATCCTTCTTTAGAGCTATCCCAGTGGCAGCTCTCCAGTTCACAACGTAACTGCTAGCTTTCAGCTGACGTACCTGTGAGAGCCTGTGGGGCGGCCAAGCTGGGTATGGTGGCTGCATCCTGAGGGATGGAGCTGAGGTCGGGCTCCGGCGTGCTCCGCGGAGGGGAGAGGGCTAAAGGAGTCATAAGAACCCGGGACTTGAGCTGCAAGACAGAACCCATTTGGTCAAGGAAAATCTGGAAACGCTCCCTACAGTTGCTCCAAATTTTTCCTGGATGTCAATTAAACTATTGCTACTCTATCATGTTTCCACACCTTTTTATTGTGCAACTAAGGAGCTGAACTTCAGATTCAAGTTCATGATAAAAGTTCATGTTTGGGGTCACACTTAGAGGTCAGCTCTGCACCTGCCCCTtacagtggagccacccaggaaatgATTGTATCAGGCAGTGAGTGTCAGAACACAAGAGGTAGGAACAGATGAAGTGTATGAGCTCTCTGGGTGCAGGATACAGGGTAGGGGATTCCCAGGTTGTGAATCCCTAAAATTCTGTCAGAATTCAGGTCAGAGCTTTCCCAACAGCCATCATGAGACTGACCCTGaatctctcctcactctctgctgAGCTTTCTGCTCTCAACAGTCACTGGTTCCTGCTGGAAAAGTGAGCAGAAGCCATTCCTCCAAGGGTGGACATGAGTGTATTGTCTGGCAGTGAGAAATCACAAATGAGGAGCTGAAATTTACTGTTGTGGACTAAGATGGAGATGGCTGGTTGGTTGATTAGGTCAATGCCAACAAGTTACTCTCTGTACCAAGGTTTGACAGAAAATCTTCTAATCCTCATTTTCCaccaaaaaataatgaataattcagtCACTTCACTTCTTCACCACTGACCTGTGTCTTCTCTACTCCAGACCAGTTAAATCAATCTCTGGGGTGAGACCGAGGCATCAGGAGTTGTAAAAGGTACTCAGATGATTCCAATACACAGTTAAGGTTGAGGGCCACCGCTCCACTGCCTTTCAACTTTAAGGTTCAGTCATCTGGAAGGTCTTATTAAAATGTGGATGGATTCTGATTAAGGAAGTCTGGGGTAGGGCctaagattctgtatttcctaggcagtgctgatgctgctggtctgtaGACCACACTTTGAGCAGCAAAGGTGTGTATTTTGTTGTTAATATATATGCTGACCCCACCAATATCCTAACTTGCTTCGTGGATTTTTAGGATAGAATAATATTAAGCCTTGAAAAAACAGTATTCTTACTGCTAATTATgcattcattttacatttattcatgtattcactcaacaaatatgtattgggTATCTATCACAAGCCAGACACTCTTCTAGTTTCTAGGGATACAACAGGAAACAAATCAGACAAATGTCTTTGCCCTCATGGAACTGACAGTCTATTAGGGGTAAATAgacaacaaatgaaataaagcataTGATATAGTATATTGGAAGGTGATTATAGCTGGAGGtaaaagtaaagagagaaagggaataaagTATAATTGAGTTGTGCTTTggattaaaatcttatttatttttttaatgtttatcttagagagagagagagagcgagcaagcacgagtgggggtagggcagagagagaaggagagaaagcatcccaggcaggctctgcagtgctctgacagcatgggactcaatcccacaaccatgagatcatgacctgagctgaaatcaagagttggacgtccaaccaaccgagccacccagacgcccctagattGACACTTTAAAATAGGGTGGTTAATGCACTTCTTGGGTGACACTGCACAAAGATTCCAGGGAGATGAGGGAGCAAGTCATACCAGTGTCTATGGGAAGAAAGTTCCAGTGAGTGAGGATATCAAGTGCAAAGGTCTGAAACAAGAGCATGTCTGGAGGGTTTCTGCAACATCGGGAAGCAATAGTGAGACCACAGGGCTCAGGACACTGTAATACCACAGGGCTTTTCAGGACTCTGTAAGTTCTTTGACTTTTACTCTGAGCTcctttgtattgtattgtattgtattgtattgtattgtatcgTATCGTATTGTATCGTATtgtattttttgagacacagagagaaagtatgtgtgcatatgagctggggggaggggggtgcagagggagaaagagaatcccaagcagactccatgctcagcgcatagcccaatgtggggcttgacctcaaaactacaagatcatgacttgagccaaaatcaaaagtcagacacttcataggctgagccatccagatgcccctactcTGAGCTCTTTAAAGCAGAGAAACTACAGGATAtacactgacattttaacaatcaAACTATTGTTTTGAGGAGAGATGAAAGGAGCAAAAGCAGGCGGAACACTAATCGAGAGTAGATGAGAGATGATGATAGGTTAGTTTAGGTTGATAGCAGTGGAGGAGCTGAGAGGTGGACAGACTCTGCATGGATTTTCAAGGTAGAACCAGCAGGGCTTACTGACACACtgaatggggtgtgtgtgtgagagaaagaagccaaagatGACTCCAAGGTTGGGGCCAGGAAGTCTGTAGATAGAATACCAGATTTGGGGTTGGGGGCAGACTAGGGAAGACCAGAGGCTGGTTTTGGACATGTCAAGTTTTTGATGCATACATCCCAATAGAGATGTTAAGCAGGCAGGTGCATGTACTGGAGTATGGCATTCTGGGGGAAGGTCTAGGGAGATTTAATTTGAGGGTAATCACTATAGAGTTGACATTTAAGGCCATGATAATGGGTTAAGTCCTCAGAGAATAACATGGAAGGACTgtagataaagaagagaaaaatctaagcACTGAGCCATACAAGACTTCAACATGAAGAGTCTTGGAGGGATGAGCAGGAACCAGCAAAACAAACCAGgaaaggggctcctgagtggctcagctggttaagtggccaactttggctcagctcacaatctcatggtctgtgagttcaagccctgcatcaggttatgtgttgacagctcagagcctcgagtcagcttcagattctctccttctctctctgaacctcttctgcttatgctctctttctttttctctctcaaaagatgaataaaaacattaaaataatttttttactttttaacattttatttatttttgagagagacagagtatgagagagggagggcagagagagtgagatacagaatccaaagaagcctccaggctctgatatgtcagcacagagcttgacatgggactcaaactcgtgaaccacgagatcatggcttgagctgaagtcagacacctgacCGGCCAAGTTACCCAGGTggtccccccaaaattaaaaaaaacaggaaagacatCTAGTGGGGTGTAAAGACAACTGGGAGAGTGTAGCCTGGCGGGAGACAAATGGAGAAAGTGTTTCATAATGGAGAGAGTGGTCAGTCATGTCAAAGCTCTGATCCGACCAGGAAGACTGGAAGTGGCCCTTAGATGTGCAACTTCTCAGCAAGAGAAGTAGTGTGCGGTGGGTGGGACAAGAACCTGATTACAATTAGCTCAAGAAATAATGGGAAGAGATGCACTGGGATTAGGAAGTAAAGTCAACTCCTTGAAGCCTGTCTGCAAGGGGAGCCGtagcaagaaagaaaagttagATCGAATGATTCACATCCATTAGGATAGTTCCCATCAAAAACTCTGTtttcgctctcgctctctctctctctctctcaaaaataaataaacaataatattttaaaaaagagaaatggttaTGAGGGTAAATTTTTCCCATGTATCTTTTaccataattaaaacatttttaaaaatcttttaagatttttggTATTTGTGATGGGAGAGGCATGTGTTAATGCTGATGGAAATAATCCagttgagaaggaagaaaggatgatATGAGGGAATGCATGGAGAACTACTAGCTTCAGGACTCTGAGTAGGTGAGAGAGGATGAGATTCAGTGAATGGAGGCGGGTGCGTGGGAGGAGGGTGGCAAGGCCTTAGAAAGAAACACAGacctttcatctattttattgcAAGGCAGAATATAATGACCTGGATCTGGGGTGGGTGGATGTGGAGGTGGGAGCTTACAAAAGGTCTCTTCTGATGGCTTCTAGTTCTCAGTGATGCCGAAGCTTAAGTGTGAGGACAGAGGAGAGTGTGTTAATGAACTAAGAGGGTGGGAGAAGTGGGAGCACAGGGCGTGGATGCTGAGCAACATGGAGGGCACAGTGGGATGTGTGGACATGAAT from Suricata suricatta isolate VVHF042 chromosome 7, meerkat_22Aug2017_6uvM2_HiC, whole genome shotgun sequence carries:
- the SCML4 gene encoding sex comb on midleg-like protein 4 isoform X14, producing MTPLALSPPRSTPEPDLSSIPQDAATIPSLAAPQALTGKEVIIPRSHAHLEIQTRYSAQSTWNTVVCLYINKQANAGPYLERRKVQQLPEHFGPERPSAVLQQAVQACIDCAHQQKLVFSLVKQGYGGEMVSVSASFDGKQHLRSLPVVNSIGYVLRFLTKLCRSLLCDDLFSHQPFPRGSSGSEEAQEKKEGRMESAKTVTTEECLANPVGMNRYSMDLSASAFSHRGSLPTSSSLYCKRQNSGDGHLGGVLATTASGPRSSPMSSGGPLAPGLRPPGSSPKRNGTPLEGNRCASSPPSDGQDARQPWSRNPSTWTVEDVVWFVKDADPQALGPHVELFRKHEIDGNALLLLKSDMVMKYLGLKLGPALKLCYHIDKLKQAKF